A genomic region of Rhipicephalus sanguineus isolate Rsan-2018 chromosome 1, BIME_Rsan_1.4, whole genome shotgun sequence contains the following coding sequences:
- the LOC119375053 gene encoding octopamine receptor 1-like yields the protein MNETCLSRVPPEKLHEPVTVALFFVLGSINGLVIFGNLLVIIAVLASTKLRTVTNYFVVSLAVADLSVGLTVLPYSIVLEVLEVWIFGHTWCQIWLAVDVWLCTSSILNLCAISVDRYLAITRPVRYRSLMSSRRAKLLIVAVWVIAFVICFPPLVGWNDGGSQNSVPYHGSNETLHNSSIAADGPLPLCKSAQCVLINNKGYVIYSALGSFYIPMLFMLFFNYRIYRAAIQTGRALERGFITTKSGKIKGRTTDQRLTLRVHRGNDSAMNAKRGSEHLGAETCIDGIVTGRRRPGLKKSRDEPSASARSSASKTRQQSDQRTTRSAPPSFKSNRGSARNSGRNGTSTSSGGGKGSRSSKRSQRWQAKRFRTEAKATKTVGTIVGGFICCWLPFFTVYLVRAFCEHCIPNLLFSVFFWLGYCNSAINPLIYVLVSKDFRLAFKRILCRCRLKEGGVSSLIKQIHMLTVLDDAPPDNAESP from the coding sequence ATGAACGAGACGTGCCTGTCCCGCGTGCCGCCAGAGAAGCTCCATGAGCCGGTCACTGTGGCCCTGTTCTTCGTGCTGGGCTCCATCAATGGACTCGTCATCTTCGGTAACCTGCTGGTCATTATCGCCGTGCTGGCCTCAACGAAGCTGCGCACGGTCACCAACTACTTCGTGGTGTCCTTGGCTGTGGCCGACCTGTCGGTTGGGCTCACCGTGTTGCCATACTCAATTGTGTTGGAGGTGCTCGAGGTGTGGATCTTCGGCCACACCTGGTGCCAGATATGGCTAGCTGTGGACGTATGGCTCTGCACATCATCCATCCTGAATCTCTGCGCCATCAGCGTGGACCGCTACTTGGCCATCACGCGGCCGGTTCGCTACCGGAGCCTCATGTCGTCGCGCCGCGCCAAGTTGCTCATCGTGGCGGTGTGGGTGATCGCCTTTGTCATCTGCTTCCCGCCGCTCGTTGGATGGAACGACGGCGGGTCTCAAAACAGCGTGCCTTACCACGGGTCGAACGAGACCTTGCACAATTCGAGCATCGCTGCCGATGGCCCGTTGCCGCTCTGCAAGTCCGCACAATGTGTGCTGATAAACAACAAGGGCTACGTCATCTACTCGGCTCTGGGCTCTTTCTACATACCGATGCTGTTCATGCTGTTTTTCAACTACCGCATATACCGCGCAGCCATCCAGACTGGGCGCGCCCTTGAACGAGGTTTCATAACCACAAAGTCAGGAAAGATCAAGGGACGCACAACGGACCAGAGGCTCACGCTACGCGTCCACCGCGGTAACGATTCCGCTATGAACGCCAAGCGAGGTAGCGAGCACCTCGGTGCTGAGACCTGCATCGATGGCATCGTCACCGGTCGTCGCCGGCCCGGACTCAAGAAGTCGCGCGACGAGCCGTCAGCCAGCGCCCGGTCGTCAGCTAGCAAGACGCGTCAGCAAAGTGACCAGCGGACCACGCGCTCGGCGCCGCCCTCGTTCAAGTCGAACAGGGGCAGCGCCCGCAACAGTGGACGCAACGGCACTTCCACGTCtagcggcggcggcaagggcTCGCGTTCGAGCAAACGCAGTCAACGGTGGCAGGCCAAGCGATTCCGCACAGAGGCCAAGGCCACCAAGACCGTGGGCACCATCGTGGGTGGCTTTATATGCTGCTGGCTGCCCTTCTTCACAGTGTACCTGGTGCGTGCATTCTGCGAGCACTGCATCCCCAACCTGCTGTTCTCGGTCTTCTTCTGGCTCGGATACTGCAACTCGGCCATCAACCCGCTCATCTACGTGCTTGTCAGCAAGGACTTTCGGCTGGCCTTCAAGCGCATCCTGTGTCGCTGCCGCCTCAAAGAAGGAGGCGTCTCGTCACTCATCAAACAGATCCACATGCTCACCGTACTTGACGACGCACCCCCGGACAACGCCGAGTCGCCCTAG